From Etheostoma spectabile isolate EspeVRDwgs_2016 unplaced genomic scaffold, UIUC_Espe_1.0 scaffold00006416, whole genome shotgun sequence, a single genomic window includes:
- the LOC116678079 gene encoding CMRF35-like molecule 9 codes for MNVGQSLICFFFLTLQDGNIGLINAEIIQRTGTEGGDITIKCTFSIFGNTKIFCKDECEDGDILIETEKDTDHRGRYSIEYIKISTFSYVLYVSIRNLTQSDSGRYRWGLVRSFSSSYCEIELRVPEAPTSPPRPSPPSVPSSSTLMTSQSFSSTPSSSSSPSSSSPEASEPRKKPQLQPENSAVCGSASGPPGPHIISSFADFLQEERQETQRRRFQRGDSSTATETEETRSILGDSVTTVSMKDQRFTGTVHTVQTA; via the exons ATGAACGTGGGTCAGTCTCTGatctgcttcttcttcctca CACTGCAGGATGGAAACATCGGTCTCATCAATGCAGAAATCATCCAGAGAACAGGAACTGAAGGAGGAGACATCACAATTAAATGCACCTTCAGTATATTTGGAAACACAAAAATCTTCTGTAAGGATGAATGTGAAGACGGAGACATTCTCATTGAGACAGAAAAGGACACAGATCACAGAGGCCGATACAGTATTGAATATATAAagatttcaacattttcttatGTTCTGTATGTGAGCATCAGAAACCTGACTCAGTCTGACTCAGGACGGTACAGATGGGGTTTGGTTAGATCATTCTCATCATCATACTGTGAGATTGAGCTCCGAGTTCCAGAGG CTCCAACCTCTCCTCCCAGACCTTCTCCACCATCAGTCCCATCATCCTCCAcactgatgacatcacagagttTCAGCTCCACACCttcatcatcctcctcacctTCATCATCCTCCCCTGAAGCCAGCGAGCCTCGAAAGAAACCCCAGCTTCAG CCAGAGAACTCTGCTGTATGTGGTTCTGCCTCTGGTCCTCCTGGTCCTCATATTATCAGCAGCTTTGCTGATTTTCTGCAGGAAGAGAGACAAGAAACCCAAAG GAGACGTTTCCAAAGAGGAGACTCATCtacagcaacagagacagaagagacgAGGTCCATTCTTGGAGACTCTGTAACCACAGTCAGTATGAAGGACCAGAGGTTCACAGGGACCGTCCACACCGTCCAGACAGCATGA